A section of the Callospermophilus lateralis isolate mCalLat2 chromosome 14, mCalLat2.hap1, whole genome shotgun sequence genome encodes:
- the Bcl2l11 gene encoding bcl-2-like protein 11 isoform X2, with translation MAKQPSDVSSECDREGGQLQPAERPPQLRPGAPTSLQTEPQGNPEGEGDRCPHGSPQGPLAPPASPGPFATRSPLFIFVRRSSLLSRSSSGYFSFDTDRSPAPMSCDKSTQTPSPPCQAFNHYLSAMASMRQSQAEPVDMRPEIWIAQELRRIGDEFNLYYPRRVRPPSRPILSLPYV, from the exons ATGGCAAAGCAACCTTCCGATGTAAGTTCTGAGTGTGACAGAGAAGGTGGACAATTGCAGCCTGCAGAGAGGCCTCCCCAGCTCAGGCCGGGGGCCCCTACCTCCCTTCAGACAGAGCCTCAAGGTAATCCCGAAGGCGAAGGGGACCGCTGCCCCCACGGCAGCCCACAGGGCCCGCTGGCCCCACCGGCCAGCCCTGGCCCTTTTGCTACCAGATCCCCGCTTTTCATCTTTGTGAGAAGATCTTCCCTGCTGTCGCGATCCTCCAGTGGGTATTTCTCTTTTGACACAGACAGGAGCCCAGCACCCATGAGTTGTGACAAATCAACACAAACCCCAAGTCCTCCTTGCCAGGCCTTCAACCATTATCTGAGTGCAATGG CTTCCATGCGGCAGTCTCAGGCAGAACCTGTAGACATGCGCCCGGAGATCTGGATCGCGCAGGAGCTGCGGCGAATTGGAGATGAGTTTAACCTGTATTACCCACGGAGGGTAAGGCCGCCATCCCGTCCCATCCTGTCCCTTCCCTACGTGTAA